Proteins from a genomic interval of Paenibacillus sp. FSL R5-0623:
- a CDS encoding GNAT family N-acetyltransferase, which translates to MMNRTILFETERLECATWNEGDRALAFALWGDHEVAKWISSKGFLSEDEVEARLTQEIQRQKEAGVQYWPLFEKESEVFVGCCGLRPYSPEEEIYELGFHLTRDHWGKGYAQEAARAVIGYAFEKLNVKALFAGHHPDNEVSRHILIKLGFEYKGDERYEPTGKMHPSYVLQNKKPLTNEGQGLRVR; encoded by the coding sequence ATGATGAATAGAACAATCTTATTTGAAACGGAACGGTTGGAATGTGCGACTTGGAACGAAGGAGATCGTGCGCTGGCGTTTGCATTGTGGGGCGATCATGAGGTTGCCAAGTGGATTAGCAGCAAGGGATTTTTGAGCGAGGATGAGGTAGAAGCGCGATTGACACAGGAGATTCAAAGGCAGAAGGAAGCGGGTGTGCAATATTGGCCCCTTTTTGAGAAAGAGTCGGAGGTGTTTGTCGGTTGCTGTGGCCTGCGTCCGTATTCTCCTGAAGAGGAGATCTATGAATTGGGATTTCATCTAACCCGGGATCACTGGGGGAAAGGGTATGCCCAGGAAGCAGCGCGTGCGGTGATTGGTTATGCCTTTGAAAAATTGAACGTGAAGGCATTGTTTGCCGGGCATCATCCGGATAATGAAGTGTCACGTCACATCTTGATTAAGCTGGGATTTGAGTATAAAGGTGATGAACGTTATGAACCGACAGGAAAGATGCATCCATCGTATGTATTGCAAAATAAGAAACCCCTGACCAATGAAGGACAGGGATTGCGTGTTAGGTGA